A genomic window from Fibrobacterota bacterium includes:
- a CDS encoding acyltransferase family protein, whose translation MSTRSTGGLPGAVAPEVGGRDPSLDNMRLLAAFTVVLTHVAAILGMQRNEFGSTDWWVASGFHFSSRWCVPVWVMLSGALLLGSSKVESLREFYARRASRVVLPLLVWSFVYSIWTFFIAHLKGTPLHIEEQILRCLNGNSYYHLWYLYMVAFLYLFTPFFRMIVRQASSRHLLFFIVVGFIFQEANLVYDTITGVKPNLFINGFLVFVPYYFLGYLLRRHLLRLKMSAIFIFLFSVSVAGFLGWSYFSSHGGKLSNLFYSYVSLPVIGISISVFLLCDRLKKPLFGPRTSSFAQATLGIYLIHAIALDVIGRLLFGLKLSAILLIPLATIAVFLVSGISTMILQRFKSLRWMV comes from the coding sequence GTGAGTACAAGATCGACAGGTGGGTTACCGGGGGCCGTGGCGCCGGAAGTTGGCGGAAGAGATCCGTCATTGGACAACATGCGGCTTCTCGCGGCGTTTACCGTAGTCCTGACGCACGTTGCCGCGATTTTGGGGATGCAGAGAAACGAATTCGGATCCACAGATTGGTGGGTGGCATCGGGTTTTCATTTTTCTTCACGATGGTGTGTTCCAGTGTGGGTCATGCTGAGCGGAGCGTTGTTGCTCGGTTCATCGAAGGTGGAAAGTCTGAGGGAATTCTACGCGCGCAGAGCGTCCCGGGTGGTTCTTCCGCTCCTGGTTTGGAGTTTTGTCTATTCGATATGGACCTTTTTCATTGCACATTTAAAGGGGACACCCCTGCACATCGAGGAACAAATCCTTCGATGTTTGAATGGAAATTCGTACTACCATTTGTGGTACCTATACATGGTGGCATTTCTCTATCTATTCACTCCATTCTTTCGGATGATCGTGCGCCAAGCAAGCAGTCGCCATCTGCTATTCTTCATCGTGGTCGGATTTATTTTCCAAGAAGCGAATTTGGTGTATGACACAATCACTGGTGTGAAACCTAATTTGTTTATTAATGGTTTCTTGGTATTTGTTCCATATTATTTTCTGGGGTATTTGTTGAGGCGGCATCTACTTCGATTGAAGATGTCAGCTATCTTTATATTCTTGTTTTCTGTATCTGTTGCAGGCTTTCTCGGATGGAGTTATTTTTCAAGTCATGGAGGCAAGTTAAGCAATCTCTTTTATAGCTATGTTTCCCTTCCGGTGATTGGGATTTCAATCAGCGTCTTTTTGCTTTGCGACCGGTTGAAAAAACCTCTATTCGGGCCAAGGACCTCTTCTTTTGCGCAAGCAACTTTAGGCATATACTTGATTCATGCGATTGCTCTTGATGTCATTGGGCGATTGCTTTTTGGGCTCAAACTGAGTGCGATTCTGCTGATCCCCCTTGCCACAATTGCTGTGTTTTTGGTTTCGGGGATTTCTACCATGATTCTACAGCGTTTTAAATCTCTTCGGTGGATGGTTTAG
- a CDS encoding serine acetyltransferase, which yields MIILLNFPRLWPHLVVFLSLSTKNPIHEDLERWKTSYLKGKKIGAIKAILFLLVFQPEFRNLFYLRCGHIGKLLALCLPPMDTLFLATKDVGPGLFVQHGFATILLAKKVGSNCWINQQVTVGYDAHHGCPTIGNDVTINAGAKIIGGVTIGDRVVIGANAVVVRNVPSDVTVVGVPGRIVRRNGIRVDEKL from the coding sequence ATGATCATTTTGTTGAACTTTCCAAGGCTCTGGCCTCATTTGGTGGTATTTCTATCGCTAAGCACGAAGAATCCTATCCATGAGGATCTCGAACGATGGAAAACTTCCTACCTCAAAGGAAAAAAAATCGGCGCTATCAAAGCGATTCTATTTCTATTGGTTTTTCAACCTGAGTTTAGGAATCTGTTCTATTTGCGATGCGGACATATCGGCAAGCTGCTCGCACTTTGTTTGCCGCCGATGGATACACTATTTCTGGCTACGAAAGATGTTGGGCCGGGCTTGTTTGTCCAGCATGGTTTTGCAACCATTCTTTTGGCAAAAAAGGTTGGCTCCAATTGCTGGATCAATCAGCAGGTTACGGTTGGTTATGATGCACACCACGGGTGTCCCACGATTGGTAATGATGTGACCATCAATGCGGGTGCAAAAATCATCGGCGGCGTGACCATCGGGGATCGGGTTGTCATTGGGGCAAATGCTGTTGTGGTTCGCAACGTGCCCTCGGATGTGACTGTTGTGGGCGTTCCTGGCCGAATTGTTCGACGCAATGGTATTCGCGTCGACGAAAAACTTTGA
- a CDS encoding glycosyltransferase family 4 protein, with amino-acid sequence MKDRYLLIQNAQVYRHQGKLYLDHLWKRDLERHLHYLSKVYLGSPIFDAAPPSDKYLPVDPEIQSRIIPIAIPKRWKPTNGRLAGIPIKISADIGILRHALKADLLHVSINEHPFFYGFLMPFLKWFTNTRTLIVIEATSHWRRLNPTGLKKWDMKIHEFTAKMAIKYATAAAFTSQEYRDTLAPTEGLYRVIPATWMDEESIISDEDFKVQLAEKITRLTDGFRIGFFARLIVDKGADLLLNAAKLVKESGVNVSVDIWGEGEELDNLKLLARELNVDANFPGMLRYGPDFFKALRQYHLVAVPNRLDEQPRIIFDTFSQGVPVVVSNTPGNLFCVREGENAMVFPKNDAAGLAKQIQAICQGEIDYALLSASARQTAGSRTHKAMHQARAKLLLEIEPKVKALI; translated from the coding sequence ATGAAAGATCGATATTTGTTGATTCAAAATGCTCAAGTTTATCGCCACCAGGGTAAATTATACCTAGATCACCTTTGGAAACGTGACCTGGAACGCCATCTGCACTATTTGTCGAAGGTATATCTTGGTTCACCAATTTTTGATGCAGCTCCACCTTCCGACAAATACTTACCAGTAGACCCAGAAATTCAAAGCCGAATTATACCGATAGCTATACCAAAGCGTTGGAAGCCGACAAATGGTCGGTTGGCTGGAATTCCAATCAAAATCTCGGCTGATATAGGAATTCTACGGCATGCTCTTAAAGCAGATCTATTGCACGTATCGATTAATGAACATCCATTCTTTTATGGGTTTTTAATGCCGTTTTTGAAGTGGTTCACCAATACTCGCACCCTGATTGTGATTGAGGCCACATCGCATTGGCGGCGTTTGAATCCTACTGGATTGAAGAAATGGGATATGAAAATCCACGAATTTACGGCAAAAATGGCGATCAAATATGCTACCGCCGCTGCCTTCACCAGTCAGGAGTATCGTGACACCTTGGCTCCTACGGAAGGCCTTTATCGGGTGATTCCTGCAACATGGATGGATGAAGAATCGATTATTTCTGATGAGGACTTTAAGGTTCAACTCGCAGAAAAGATTACTCGGTTGACGGATGGCTTCCGCATTGGCTTCTTTGCTCGATTGATCGTCGATAAAGGTGCGGACCTGTTGTTGAATGCTGCAAAGCTGGTTAAGGAGTCTGGAGTCAATGTTTCTGTGGATATTTGGGGAGAGGGCGAGGAATTGGATAATTTGAAGCTCCTGGCGCGGGAGCTCAATGTCGATGCGAATTTTCCTGGGATGCTTCGATATGGACCTGATTTTTTTAAAGCATTACGTCAATATCATCTTGTGGCGGTTCCGAATCGTTTGGATGAGCAACCTCGGATTATTTTCGACACCTTTTCACAAGGAGTTCCTGTTGTCGTTTCGAACACTCCGGGGAATCTCTTCTGTGTTCGAGAAGGCGAGAATGCAATGGTATTCCCTAAAAATGACGCGGCTGGACTTGCAAAACAGATTCAGGCGATCTGTCAGGGGGAAATCGATTATGCATTGCTTTCCGCTTCTGCAAGGCAAACGGCTGGATCCAGAACTCACAAGGCCATGCACCAGGCACGAGCAAAACTTTTGTTGGAGATTGAGCCTAAAGTGAAGGCATTAATCTAG